The following are from one region of the Gloeomargarita lithophora Alchichica-D10 genome:
- a CDS encoding pentapeptide repeat-containing protein codes for MTVLQLTAEQLRQRYLAGERHFLRVDLNRVDLHGLNLAGIVLERANLYRADLFEADLTGANLGGAILCRCNLTRTRLNQAGLREADLIFANFGEAQLQEADLRGAYLRGVDGLNAQMQGCSLAHSNLTEANLYHANLSGADLTGAFLVVAILRGANLTGANLAGANLAGASMRGANLAGANLTGAVMPDGTIHP; via the coding sequence ATGACGGTATTACAGCTTACGGCGGAACAACTGCGGCAACGGTATTTGGCGGGGGAGCGGCATTTCCTGCGGGTGGATTTGAACCGGGTGGATTTGCATGGCCTGAACCTGGCCGGGATTGTCCTGGAGCGGGCGAACCTGTACCGGGCGGACTTGTTCGAGGCGGATTTGACGGGTGCCAACCTGGGCGGAGCGATTCTGTGCCGCTGTAACTTGACCCGCACCCGGCTCAACCAGGCGGGGCTACGGGAGGCGGATTTGATTTTTGCCAATTTTGGGGAGGCGCAACTCCAGGAGGCGGATTTGCGGGGGGCTTATTTGCGGGGGGTGGATGGGTTAAATGCCCAGATGCAGGGTTGTAGCTTGGCGCACAGCAATCTTACGGAGGCCAATCTGTACCACGCCAACCTGTCCGGGGCGGATTTGACCGGGGCGTTTTTGGTGGTGGCGATTTTGCGGGGGGCGAATCTCACGGGTGCCAACCTCGCCGGAGCGAATTTGGCCGGAGCCAGTATGCGGGGGGCAAATTTAGCGGGAGCCAATCTCACCGGGGCGGTGATGCCCGATGGCACTATTCATCCGTGA
- a CDS encoding HepT-like ribonuclease domain-containing protein has protein sequence MKDNRVYLIHIRDCIQRIETYTIEGKEAFFSDIKTQDAVIRNLQTLCESTQRLPDVWKAIRPEIDWRAIGDFRNVLAHQYLGHLYKFRISGRRGAPPALGSR, from the coding sequence ATGAAGGACAACCGTGTTTATTTGATTCACATTAGAGACTGTATTCAGCGTATTGAAACTTATACAATCGAAGGGAAAGAAGCCTTTTTTTCAGATATAAAAACTCAGGATGCGGTGATCCGAAATCTGCAAACGCTATGTGAATCAACCCAACGACTGCCGGATGTCTGGAAAGCAATACGCCCCGAAATTGATTGGAGAGCCATTGGTGATTTTCGCAACGTTCTGGCACATCAATATTTAGGGCACCTCTATAAATTCAGAATTAGCGGTCGCAGGGGGGCACCCCCCGCCCTTGGTTCTCGGTAA
- a CDS encoding nucleotidyltransferase family protein, with protein sequence MKTPETLKIEAIVHEQRQRILELAVQHGAKNVRIFGSVVRGEAQPNSDIDLLIDLGDPLSPWFPVGLIHDLEALLGRKVDVVTEKSLHYMIRDRILKEAQLL encoded by the coding sequence ATGAAAACACCGGAAACGCTCAAGATTGAAGCGATTGTCCATGAGCAACGCCAACGCATTTTGGAACTCGCCGTTCAACATGGTGCCAAAAACGTGCGGATATTCGGTTCCGTCGTGCGAGGAGAAGCCCAGCCCAATAGCGATATTGATTTATTGATAGATTTGGGTGACCCATTGAGTCCCTGGTTTCCGGTCGGTCTCATTCATGATTTAGAAGCATTGCTAGGCCGGAAAGTAGATGTTGTCACCGAAAAATCTTTGCACTATATGATCCGTGATCGCATATTAAAGGAAGCGCAGTTGCTATGA